Genomic DNA from Dermacentor variabilis isolate Ectoservices chromosome 6, ASM5094787v1, whole genome shotgun sequence:
GCTGTAGAAACTGCCGCGTTTCTCACACATAAAAGAATGGCACTTGGCAAATGTTAAGGCTGGGAAACACAGGTCTTTTCAAGCATAGGTAGCATGAAAATTCACTGAAAAGGAACGCATGCACAAAGGACCAGTTCCTTGTTGATGCTGTCTTTCACAGTTTCAACGTGAAATGTGCAGCACCAACTTGCCGAAACACTACTCTTAAAGCAGACATACTTTAATTTGAGAACCACTAAAGTTGCTTCAAAATTGTGACATAATGTCGTACTAGGGATAGTTACGACTACATTGCTAAATATGCTAATAAAAAAGAGCAATATACTTTTGTGAGCATTTCTTCACACAGTTAGCCATGTGTCCTGATGCATCCACCTTCTGTGTACCAAAACTGGTTCAGAGAAACAACCAGTATTATTTAGGACACTCTAGTGCTTGTTAGTATTCTTTTCCTAATGCTTGTTAGAACAATGATTATAATGTAAAGAGTTTTGCTAGTCAAAAACatcatgtcagtactcctttaatacCTTCCACTTACCCATTAGTGCTTTTTGATCACTTTTACTGCGACACTACTCCTGTCTGCTGGCATTCTGCAATGATTTTATTAAACCAGACTTCACTGCTAATGACAATGCTATTATTTACAGTGTTTTAACTGTTGCATATTCTAAATGGACATTTAGACACTCACTACATAGATACCCAGAGAAACTATGAAAGTTGTGCAAGGTAGCTGCTTTGGTGTGATGGGCCCACATACAAGCATGCAAACATATCAAGAGCCAAATGAACCAACGGGGACTAGTGTAAAAGCTTAGCGAAAAGCAAGTGCATGATTTGTAGCTTTACAGATAGACTTCcttctccccatttcttttttttaaatgcttgtCAGCTTTATCAACTATATCAGAATGCTGACTCGAGAACTTGCTTCTGTGCCAACCTGATGCCCATGCACAAGCAGCATTAGATTGCTTATGTATGCATGTTGGCAATCGCATCACTTGGATTCCCCAGAGCAGCAGCAGTATTAAATGCAGTCAAAATTCATTTTGTTAATtcaatatttgttataagcatatattcgttGCATGCTAGCTCACTATTGGCGGGAAAACGTTTCAACTGCCGATTGTTTTCTTGTGCTTTAAATTTGCCCTCACAAGCTCTGCGAAGGTATAAACAAGAACACTTACATTCTTGAACAGCAAACACACAATTTATTTTAGAAACAAACATCTTTATATACAGCGAATAAAATGTGCCTTTCGTGGCACAATGACAAGTTGGTATGCTCATTGCTGGGCATATTGTGGCCCTGACTTAAAGCATAAATTAAGAATGCTGGATATGTCACTGTTGGTCTCTTATTTCCTTTCTTACAAACTAAACCCCGTGACAAGCGACGTTGACTCCAGTTCAGAAATGCGATGGAATGGCAGCCTGTCTAGAGGAGCTTGAAATGGCACAGGAGACCCCAGTGGTCGCTGGGAAAACATCTGTGAGGCTTCAATCTTTCCAGCCCCACCATGCCAAAAAATGCTGGCTTCATGGTGGCAGGTTTAGCAGCTCTTATGTACACTCTGTCGAAGCGGCAACGAGGCTTGAAGCGGCTATTCCATGTCACATTGTCGTTGCGCGTCATGTCCCATGTGTAGCGGACCTCCTTGCGCTGCCCGCAGGATTCCCATACGTCCTTCACCCCCTGTGGCAGGCCACCAAGGTCCTCAACCTGAAAAACGCAAAATATATACTTAAATCACAGAAAGGAAATCAAAGTGGCACGCAGACATGAACTCTGCAGCCTTCTCTCATCTtaaaagagcccctcaccaggccccattgcaAATTTATACCAAGAAGTTATAGGGCACCGTCGGGGAGAATTTTACCGCAAACAAATTTCAAATTGCTTAATTATTAGAGGAGATCAAAAACTTAAATAGTGCACTGTCAAGAAGTTAGGAGGCATGCTTCACAGCTAATGTAGACTCTCTCTCCTTCCTCGTGCTTTGACTAGTGTCCGCAAGCGACCATTCCATCCCTGCCTTCTTCCAAACTAGAGAAGAGGGATTGCGTCCTGTAAGCTACACCTTTTTGCTGTTCGCTGTATTCCCAGCGGCAGTAAGGCGTGTTCTGCATTAGACAACTTGCTAAGCTCAGTGCGATTGATGTCCGTGTGAGTGGTCGTGATTAATGACGTTGATGGCAGTGCACTTTACATCGAGGCGCTTATGCGTGTGAGCTTGATTCTCTGGCTGGAAGTGGGGTTCCGTCAACAGGAAGGGCACATAGGCTTCTCTTTGAAATTTTAGGGTGTTTTCAAGCCATGCAACTGTTGTTGCACTTGTCAGTTGGCGAGAAACATATTTTTTAATATAGTAAGAAAACATTGTCGAGCTGTTTACGAGACTTCTGTGAACATGAGCCAAATGTCACTGCACTGCACGGAGCAGAGAATTTACAATAtcgtgtaaaaaaaaagtgaaaaatcacTTGCCCTCGTTTCTACAATCCTGACATGCAGTGTCATCACAAGCAGTGGACCCACAACAGCTactggctgatttcgtgatcacTAGAGCATTCTTGGTATTAATACAATTACTGCTCGTTTGATTTAACTAAATGAAAAATATGTCAGCGATCTCAAAGACACAGAAAAAACATTTTATCTTTGTAATTCTAACCATGAAAGTTGCACATTGCTGCATCTGCTGCGCATGGCTTCCGAGATTAAAAGTGTAGCGTAGATACGGCAACCGCCACAGGGTGCTGCCACGAGCCGTCTCACGTTCAACCTTTGGGCACTGCCAGTAAGGCATTGCTCCCTTGCACCCCTAGCCATCTCTGTGTAGCTTCTAGCACGCTAGTGGATATTAAGGGAGACAGAAAACTGCTGACCAGTCCTGTAACTACGTCTAGCTTAAAAGACTCAAAACATTTTCTCGGCAGGATATTCATGAGGAAACATTATTCAACACTGATGTCATCTTATGATTAGTTGAAAATTGTTTTGGGGCCCCTTTTAAGGCCTGCTTCTCTGTGTAGCTGTAAGCATAATAGATGATAATGGTGCACACAATGTTCCTATCTTCTTTTCACCAACAGTTTCGTAAGCGTCAGTGGTGGCTGTTGACTTCCATGATGTAATACAGAACTTCCTAACAAAACTGATGATTACTAAAGACGAACTCCAGGAAAGGCAACATCCAATGTTCTTATATAGCCAAGTAGAGACAGCGCATCAAATGTTATTGCGAGTTGTACAAAATTACACAATGTGGCTGATGCAGACAAAAGTGATGCAGTTATAGTGTTGACAAGAAAAAGTGAGCACTGAAGTCTGAAAGCCTTAAAATAAGGCACTACAGTTTGCAGCACATTTACTTAAGGGAAGACACTCCACTTAAAAATGTTCTCTTCTTTAAAATTTATGGATGCATATTGATCAAAAGTGCATGACATATGTATATTGAgctgctgatttcaaatatgcaatTGATTTTCCTGTGTTTTTCAAATATCAAGAAATTTATGTCTCTTGAGTGGACTAGTTTGGAAGTGAGCTCTCAGTGAAATGCAGGTTGTTTTGAAGGAGACTGACATATCAAAATGATGCTGAATGATCGGAGCTTGCCATGCTACAAGAATGAATGCTTTAGAATGATTTGGGCCACAGTTATAGCATGTCAAGTACTTTAAAGCAAGAATGAATGCTAACAGCCAAGACAAAAACATTATTTTGAAAATGTGTATGTAATATTTGTTCATTTTATAAGCCTACTGCTCTATTTGTCTACCTTTCTGacacaaagagaaagaaattattgcATAAGTAAAACTGTCGCACCATCAAAAGTGCTACCTTGACAAATCAAGGAAAAGCACTTCACAACATGTTCGTTATGATTATGGAATGGataaatcaagaatgatgcaggAGTTCTGTCAAGCAAAAATAAATGCGCTACACCAAACTGGAGCTAAGGAATGCGAAAAGATATTTGGGCCAATTTTTGGTTCCAAAGGGTAGTGTTTCCCCTTAACAGAGGAGAATGCATGCAATTTGCCAGCAGAGCCACATAGATGCTTCTAGGGGGACCATATAAAGACCTTGGCTTAACAGTGCAGATAAAATAATGGTTTGTTACCTTGCAGCAAAATGTAATAGCATTGGAATATTATTGTTACATTATCGTGGCCCTGTTGGCTAGCTGCTTTTGGTGGTGTTTCAGCGGAGAGTGACTTGCTGAAGCAGCAGAAGTGGGCAGAACAAATCAAATTTGCAGGAGGGCATGCCTTCCATCAGCAATTTATTTTCATATTGCATCAACACCATGTGTGTCAGAAGCAGCTGAAAGGGCTGGCAAGAGCAATAAATTAGGTATACACTCAGGATAAAGCAACAACTAATGGTACACTTGAATAGTTCCTACGCTCTAACTCGGATTGAAAGAATGTGGAGCCAGCTTTAGATTGCACCTAGAGAGCCTGCCGAGGCTAAACATATGGCCGCTTAGCCGAAAAACGGGAGGCTCGAAGCAGAAACATGCCAGCGTTGCTTCTGTTGTAAAAAAACACGGTGGATTCACCACggtgcatgcacgcacacactaTGCCTGCACCAAAAAAGCCTGTGGCAGACTTTGCAACAATGAAATTTGCAGCAGCTGCATGACCAGACCTCTGCTGGATCACTTCAAGATATAGCAAAATGGTGAGAGCAAATCCAAGTGCTGGTGGATTTGCTTGTTCGTCCAGAAAGCTGGAGCTCGGCACTTTGAATGAACAGGCAAATGCCTTCCAAGCACATGAAAGCAACAGTCATATGTAACAATACAATAGAGCCAGCAGCCATGTCAAATGTATTTTCAACATGTTTGCAGCATGGTGCAATTGCATGTACTGTTCGTGTATTAGTAAAGAAGTCATGGCCGAAATGTATTCCGTAAGGTTGCAACACTGGCAACTACTAAATTCAAGAACGCCATTCAACGTGGCTTTGCTTAAATCCAATGTTAGTTGCACAAACTGTTTATGTTtcccccactcctttctgtagtgcctctGGGccctgaaaataaataaataaactggccTAACTTCTTGCAATGCAACTCAGTTGCAATTCCAGTGAGGGCTTCATGTGTCGTGAAACACACTCAGTAAACCCTACGCCAGATAAATTATGGAAATGCAGTCCATGCGAACATCGCTTCAGTAATGACATTGCAACCATTTTAAAAACACTGGCATTGAATAAATTTCTCATCTGCAACCACTTCATCTGATTTCTAAATGGAGAAGCTTTCCGTACCTCACTATCTCGCAGGTTGAGGTCACCACCAAAGATGACTGTCCTCTCGGCAGGTTCTTTGACACACTTCTTCAAGCATTTGTAGAGCTGCACTGTGCGCTGCTCACCAAAGTCGGCCGTGCTTTCCAAGTGGGTGTTCATCAGTGTGATAGGAAGGCCCCTGAACGATGCCTAAGAAGTAAATTTGACTGTTTGTTGAGCACGAAAAACAAAAGTTAAGTCAACCTTATAACAAACTTGTATATGACATGAAAACACCTATGATCTATCTGATATGCATTATAAACATCTATTTGTTACACGTAGATACCAACGAGatattttagatttactttgttgtATACAAGTTCAATATATAGAGATTCAACTGTACAGGATACAGAAAAAGAATAAGAGAGCCACAATATCTTTGTAAAATAGATACTATAACAGCGACCTTAATTCAGACAATGGTTAAGTGTGCAGGGAACAGTGACAACCATGCAACACACACAATCCCAGCCacaatctacaaaaaaaaaaaacctgatttCCGCTAGAACATAAAGAACACAGCATGACAGCCTTGAAAACCAGCAGTCCTCACCTTTACGTACGTCACATTTCGACCCATAGCAGTATTTGAAAATGGGTGTATGACATGACTTTCATAGTCGACGGTCGCCTTCCTGAGCAGGGTGACCGTAAAGTACTC
This window encodes:
- the LOC142585687 gene encoding tyrosyl-DNA phosphodiesterase 2-like: MSSSDTDDDIPDGKVCQQLCEEFAAITQTDTACAQFYLQDRSWNLERSVNDFFEDRKNKGAVRVSGDDNRADVVLVVDGSRPSLAAAATAIFAEAATSNRNGPRATDTAEGQPNTLKLISWNTDGIDDKNLVLRAKAVCSTIESAGIDVAFLQEVVPASAEIFETLLPGYKCIMGNTIEYFTVTLLRKATVDYESHVIHPFSNTAMGRNVTYVKASFRGLPITLMNTHLESTADFGEQRTVQLYKCLKKCVKEPAERTVIFGGDLNLRDSEVEDLGGLPQGVKDVWESCGQRKEVRYTWDMTRNDNVTWNSRFKPRCRFDRVYIRAAKPATMKPAFFGMVGLERLKPHRCFPSDHWGLLCHFKLL